The window CTGTGGGTCCATTCTGCTGCCATCCACGAAAGTCCTGCAGCTGCCGGTGCAATGAACGTGGTTATAAATGCAAGTCCTGCAACCTCATCGGCAGCCAGGGCTGACCCTGCATTGAACCCGAACCAGCCAAACCATAAAAGCCCTACACCAAGCAGTGTGAAAGTAACGTTGTGCGGCTTAATTGCATCCAGGCCATATCCTTTCCTCTTGCCAAGGAAGACCAGGAGTGCAAGGGCTGAGATACCTGATGTTATGTGGACAACCGTACCACCTGCAAAATCAAGTGCTTCCCCTGTAAGGAATCCGCCGCCCCATACCCAGTGACATACTGGTGCATAGACGATAAGGCCCCATAATGCGACGAATGCTATGTATGACTTGAACTTGATACGCCCGACAATAGCACCAGAGATCAGGGCAGGCGTTATTATGGCAAACATCCCCTGGAATACAATAAATGCATATGTGGGAATCGTGCCTGATGTCGAGTAAAGGTCAATCCCGCGCAGGAATACATGCTCGAACCCACCTATGAACCAGTTCCCTGTCCCGAATGCAAGCGAGTAACCAATTATCACCCACTCTACAGCAATAATACCCATCGCAACGAACGAGTGCATCATGCTGCTAAGGACATTCTTACGCCGCACCATCCCGCCATAGAACAGCGCAAGCCCGGGAAGCATGAATAATACCAGTGCTGATGAGATCAGGACCCATGCAGTATCTGCTGCAACAATAGCCATATCTTTACCTTCCTAAATAGCCCCGGACCCGATTTCGCCGGTGCTTATCCTTATGACATCCTCAAGTGGCAGCACGAATATTTTACCATCCCCGATCTCCCCTTTATCGTTGGTTTTGGCTCCTCGCTGTATTGCCTCGATCGTGGGTTCTAAAAACTCGTCATTCACTGCGATGTCAAGTTTGATCTTTTCAAGTAGGTTTACCTCATACTCCAGTGCCCTGTAAACTTCCAAATGCCCTTTTTGTGCCCCATATCCAGAAACAGATGTTACTGTCAATCTGTTTACTTCAACCTCCTGAAGCTCCCGCTTGACAGCATCAAGCCGTTCAGGTCTTATTATTGCTATTACGTATTTCACAGGTATCACTACACGATAGCCTACTGCATAATATATATAGATTTCTATAAACATATTCTATAATTTATTAATGTGTGGACAGTCAAGAGTATTGAAAAAATTGTAAAGCAATTAAACAAATAAGTAGTACTGCCTCACCGATCATTTAATAAACACAACAGTAATTCAAGCGATTATGATTGCAATAATTGACTATGGGATGGGAAACTTGCGCAGTATTTATAATGCATTGATGAATGTCAATGGAGATCCGGTTATTGTATCAGATAGTGCAAAACTTTCAGGTGCTGATGCAGTTGTTATTCCAGGAGTTGGGTCATTCGGTGATGGAATGAACAACTTAAAACCGTTTGAAAATGAACTGTTAGACTTGATACACGACGGTATACCATTGCTTGGGATATGTATCGGAATGCATGTTCTATTTGACTGGGGTGAGGAAAGCAACTGCGCAGGATTCGGACTTATCAAAGGAGATGTTATCCGTCTGCCACAGGGGGTCAGGGTCCCACAGATGGGATGGAACGAGCTGCAAATTCGCTGCGATTCAGACCTACTTTCAGGGATCAATGATGGTGATTTTTTCTATTTTGTGCATTCATATTACTGCGTCCCTGCAAATAAGCACACTATCACTGCAACAACTGATTATGGTGTGGATCTGGCTGCGGTTGTAGAAATGGATAATATCCATGCAGTCCAGTTCCATCCGGAAAAGTCAAGCACTAAAGGGCTTATTATCCTGAAAAATTTTGTCGAGATGACCAGATGTTAGCAAAAAGGATTATTCCGTGCCTTGATTGTGATCTTGGAGTTCCATTCGGACGGGTCGTAAAAGGGGTCAAGTTCAAACAGATCAGATATGCAGGCATACCCTGGGAACTGGCGCAGGAGTATGATGAACAGGGTGCGGATGAGCTGATCTTTCTGGATATTACAGCATCACATGAAAGAAGAGAAACAATGTCTAAGGTGATTGAAAAGACATCTGAGAACGTGTTCATGCCGCTTACGGTTGGTGGCGGTATCAGGAGTTTAAAGGATGCCAGGACTGCCTTTAATGCCGGAGCTGATAAGGTCTCGGTCAATACGGCTGCAATAAAGAACCCTGACCTTATTCATGAAATTTCAAAATACTTCGGGACACAGGCATGTGTGATAGCGATCGATGCCAAACGCAGATACGAACGTAAGACCGGTCAGGAAATTGTTGACACTCCACAGGGCGAATGCTGGTTTGAATGTTCACTCTATGGGGGAAGGGAATTTACAGGTATAGATGCGATACAGTGGGCAATGGAAGCAGAGGAGCGCGGAGCCGGAGATATTATGCTCACAAGCATGGATCGAGACGGCACCAAGGATGGGTTTGATATAGAACTAACCAAAGCGGTCAGCAATAGTGTGAACATTCCTGTGATTGCGTCAGGCGGCTGCGGGAATTTGGAACACATACTTGAAGTGTTTAAAAAGACCAATGTATCGGCTGCATTGGCTGCAAGTATCTTCCATTTTGGAGAATATACAGTTTCTGAGGTTAAGGAGTATTTGAAGAAGAACGGTGTGCATGTGAGGTTATAGTTGATGAGACTTTTTAATTTATTCTGGATGAAATAGATCATTGTAAAGAAGATCAACCACAGAGAACACAGAGCGTGATTGTTTCTCTGTGCTCTCTGTGCACTCTGTGGTTATTAACCGTTCCAGGAAACGTACATGAAATTCTTCGAATGACATGCTCAAAAAATGAAAGAACCCAAGGGTACTTTCATGCTAAATAATAGAAAGTCTCTAACTGATCTGCTATAAGGATGATAAAATGACGGGGGAAATAAAAGAAAACAATGATAATAATGAATGGCGGTACCTTGAGGTAAAAGAAAAGGAAGTAATAAGGTGCAATTCCATACACTCCACGCTTGTAGACGGGATGATCAAAGGAATAAGTCCCAATACCGTATTTTTAGAAGAATGCCCAGGTTATGTGCTTTCCTTAGGCAGGAATCAATGTTGTGAGGAAGAATGTGACATTGTGGAATGTGAAAAACTTGGAATAACGATCGAGAGGCGGGAGACTGGTGGAGGAGCGGGATTAATGGTTCCTGGCTCCACATCCTGGGGTATCTGTATGGATAAAAGGGATTCCCGTGTTTCAAATGATATGGATCGGAATTTTAAGATATTGTCAAGAGGTGTCATAATAGGTCTGAAAAAACTTGGCCTGGATGCGATTTTTGCCCCAGTTAACGATATAAATATCGGGGATAAGAAGGTTGGCGGGATGACCGCAATGACCAGGCAGAATTCCATGCTGATATATGGCAGCGTTATATGGGATTTCGATATGGACACATTTATGAAGATAGCCAGGATCCCGGCACCCAAATTAAAAAAGAAAGGAGTTTCTTCCGTACAGAAAAGGATAACCACAATTATCCAGGAATTAGGGAGAAAGATACCTCCTGCAGAACTAAGGGATTGTCTGATCCAGGGATTTGAAGAGGCATTAAACGTAAAATTAACTAAAGCGGGATTAAACGAGGCGGAAAATGCAATATGGAATAAAAAGATGGATATTTTCTCGTCAAAGAAATTTATCCTGAGACCGGGTCACTGCAGTGTATCAAATGTCTCGTGTGTCTATCCTGCAGAGAAGGGAATTATCAGGATTTCATTATATGTAAATGAAGGAAAGATAATGGATGCCGGGATTACCGGCGATTTCATGCAGATAAATGATATTGATTTTGATCCCCTGGAGGGGCTGCTTGTCGGATCAAAAACAGAAAGAGAGAATATAGAACGGATCGTTCACAGATATTTTGATGAGAATGATATCCGGATGGTTGGTGCCAGTGCAGATGACTTTGTCGATGCG is drawn from ANME-2 cluster archaeon and contains these coding sequences:
- a CDS encoding ammonium transporter, giving the protein MAIVAADTAWVLISSALVLFMLPGLALFYGGMVRRKNVLSSMMHSFVAMGIIAVEWVIIGYSLAFGTGNWFIGGFEHVFLRGIDLYSTSGTIPTYAFIVFQGMFAIITPALISGAIVGRIKFKSYIAFVALWGLIVYAPVCHWVWGGGFLTGEALDFAGGTVVHITSGISALALLVFLGKRKGYGLDAIKPHNVTFTLLGVGLLWFGWFGFNAGSALAADEVAGLAFITTFIAPAAAGLSWMAAEWTHSGKPTALGFATGILAGLVAITPGAGFVTPMAALLIGLIAGFVCYWAVMLKGKLGYDDSLDVFGVHGAGGITGALLTGVFASVGTTGLLLGNPQQLLLQLEGVVITIIYASVCTILIGFVLDRTMGLKVTESEENIGLDKTCHGETAYNI
- a CDS encoding P-II family nitrogen regulator — encoded protein: MKYVIAIIRPERLDAVKRELQEVEVNRLTVTSVSGYGAQKGHLEVYRALEYEVNLLEKIKLDIAVNDEFLEPTIEAIQRGAKTNDKGEIGDGKIFVLPLEDVIRISTGEIGSGAI
- the hisH gene encoding imidazole glycerol phosphate synthase subunit HisH, whose protein sequence is MIAIIDYGMGNLRSIYNALMNVNGDPVIVSDSAKLSGADAVVIPGVGSFGDGMNNLKPFENELLDLIHDGIPLLGICIGMHVLFDWGEESNCAGFGLIKGDVIRLPQGVRVPQMGWNELQIRCDSDLLSGINDGDFFYFVHSYYCVPANKHTITATTDYGVDLAAVVEMDNIHAVQFHPEKSSTKGLIILKNFVEMTRC
- the hisF gene encoding imidazole glycerol phosphate synthase subunit HisF; this encodes MLAKRIIPCLDCDLGVPFGRVVKGVKFKQIRYAGIPWELAQEYDEQGADELIFLDITASHERRETMSKVIEKTSENVFMPLTVGGGIRSLKDARTAFNAGADKVSVNTAAIKNPDLIHEISKYFGTQACVIAIDAKRRYERKTGQEIVDTPQGECWFECSLYGGREFTGIDAIQWAMEAEERGAGDIMLTSMDRDGTKDGFDIELTKAVSNSVNIPVIASGGCGNLEHILEVFKKTNVSAALAASIFHFGEYTVSEVKEYLKKNGVHVRL